TAACGTAACCACACCCGCAATACTTGGGGAATCCGATCTTTCTCTTCCTTACTTAAGGTATTGTAAAGGGCTAATGCGCGATCGCGCTCACCCCGACAGGCAGCATTGTTGTGGGCATCCCAATAGCTGCGGGCTACCCGAATCCGGCGACAGACTTCTTTAATCAGTGCGTCTTTAGTAAGTGGAGTATCTGATTTCGCCATAAACAACTAGATAATTGAACAAAGTCGAAGCTTGAATTACGAATTACGAATTATTGACAAGTCCATCAAGTTTGCCAGCTTGTAAACTACCCGCGCCCCGACATTACCATCCCACTCAGCATCACCGACTTCACAGAGATCAAAACCAATAATTTTTCTTCCACTATTGACTAATTCCCGGAGCAGACAAAAAGTTTGCTCTAATTCCAATCCACCTGGAACCGGAGTACCAGTACTGGGGCAGAGTTTTGGATCTAGACCATCTATATCAAAGCTAATGTAAACATACTCAGGTAAATGACTGATAATTTCTCGGCATAAATCAATCCAAGTTGTTCCAGAATAAAGTTTTTGTTTAATAGCTGGGTCGTAATAAGCAATAATGCGATCGCTAGATTGGTCAATCATTTGCACTTCATCGTGACTAATATCACGCAAACCCACTTGCACTAGCTTAGAAATTTGCGGTATTTTCATCGCATTAAACATAATAGAAGCATGAGAAAACTCAAATCCCTCATAACCATCGCGTAAATCTGCGTGGGCATCAATGTGCAGAATGCCATAGTTTTCATACTTAGCCGCTAATGCTTGGAAATAACCTAACGGCGAACTGTGATCTCCACCAATCACCGCAACTCGTTTACCATGATTAATTGCTTCTTGGCAATTTTCAAACAGCCATTGATTAACCTGTTGACAAGCCTGATTAATTTCTGTGAGGACAGGTGTTAAATCTGGTGTATCTGATAGTTCTTGACCTTCGGCTAATCGCTGAATAATTTTTGCTGCCAAGGTGCGATAGTATGTATTCTTCTCTAAAATATCTTGGGGGATTTCCATCATGAAAATTCCCTGCTTCCAACCACTAGGGTGATCGAAATCGAACAAATCTAGTTGAGTCGAAGCATCTAGAATTCGCTGTGGGCCATTAGCTGTACCTGCACCGTATGAAACAGTGACTTCCCACGGCACACCAAAGACAATCAGGTTAGCAGATTCATAATCACAGGGCAAACCTAAGAGGTTGCCGTTTATTTCACCTACGCCGCTAGGATTGTAGTCTTGTAGTTGATTACTCATCAAGTGTCTTCTGGATTTACGTGGATAGACAGCACGCTGCCTATGTGACATCTGCATTGTAATCAAAATTTTTCATCGGCGGTATGAAAGCAGTTTGGGCATTACACAAAATGCCTTATGGCGGTTCTCATTTATGTGAGGTACACCCGTAGGCAATACTGCGTAGGTTTTGGAATTTCTTGGTTGAGGCAAGCTGTTCTTGAGCAGGGGAAGAGTTTTGCCTCCCCTGCTCCCCCTGCCTCCGCTGCTTATCCGAGCAGTATTGCCCCTACACCTTACGAGATGATGTTGTACCACATTTGAATGGGAACCGCTATAGCTATGTTTGAGCTAAGGCAGTTTCGTTAGGTTCAATTTTTTACTATCTAAAGAGACGTAGCACTGCTACGTCTCTATATTCATTAATAATGAGTGCCGGTTTTGCGATGGTTAATTGCAGTAACCGCATCAGGCTTGAGTAATTTACCTTCATCTACAGTTGCATACACAACCCAGTGATCGCCACATTCTAGACGTTGGTTGACAGAGCATTCCAAATATGCTAGAGCGTCCGTGAGGATGGTACAACCGTTATCTGCAAGTGCTGTACTAAAGTTGGCAAATCGGTCTTCCCCAGGCGCAAAAGATTTACGGAAATGCTTCATGTAATCTTGATGATGACCTTCAGGTAGAATATTCAAGGCAAACTTACCGCCTGGATACATCAAAGATTCGATCGCTCGATCTTTAGCGATCGCAATACTTATTCCGGGTGGGTTAAAGGTGGCTTGAGAAACCCAAGCACCTAGCATTCCGGTGGATACTTCTCCTTGTTTAGCTGAGATTACGCATACGGAACCAACAATACGACCAACAGCCTGTTCCACTGGGGTCGCTGCTTGTTGTGGTACACGTACCTTTTTAGCTTTTTTCAGGGTTTGGGCAAAGTCTGTGCCTAATTCTTCACAGAATTTGAGAGTGACATCATCAGGTTTAAACTTCACCTTTAAGGTATCAAAGCCAAAGCGATATCCAGAATCCCGGAGTTTACCTTCGATTAAGTCAAATGCTTCGCCACTCCAGCCGTAGGAACCAAAGACCCCAGCGAGTTTACTATTGTCACCGCTTGAGATCACAATCCCTAAAGCAGTATGAATAGGAGTTGGTGCATGACCACCGATGGTAGGAGAACCGATGATAAAACCTTCTGACTGTGCTAAATTGATGCGAATTTCATCAGGAGTAGCAAATTCGCAGTTAATTGATTTGACTGCGACTCCACCTTTAGTTAATCCCAGAGCGATCGCTTGTGCTAAAGTCGCCGTATTCCCGTAAGCTGAAGCGTAAAGTAGGGCAACAGAAATCTCGCGATCGTTGTGAGAACGGCTCCATTCTCCATAAGCTTTGGTAAGCTCGATTAAGCCGGTGCGTACTAAAGGCCCGTGACCCACAGCATA
This Nostoc sp. KVJ3 DNA region includes the following protein-coding sequences:
- a CDS encoding Precorrin-3B methylase is translated as MAKSDTPLTKDALIKEVCRRIRVARSYWDAHNNAACRGERDRALALYNTLSKEEKDRIPQVLRVWLRYRSEKYFGGHRTPPKSTRKSK
- the speB gene encoding agmatinase SpeB; translation: MSNQLQDYNPSGVGEINGNLLGLPCDYESANLIVFGVPWEVTVSYGAGTANGPQRILDASTQLDLFDFDHPSGWKQGIFMMEIPQDILEKNTYYRTLAAKIIQRLAEGQELSDTPDLTPVLTEINQACQQVNQWLFENCQEAINHGKRVAVIGGDHSSPLGYFQALAAKYENYGILHIDAHADLRDGYEGFEFSHASIMFNAMKIPQISKLVQVGLRDISHDEVQMIDQSSDRIIAYYDPAIKQKLYSGTTWIDLCREIISHLPEYVYISFDIDGLDPKLCPSTGTPVPGGLELEQTFCLLRELVNSGRKIIGFDLCEVGDAEWDGNVGARVVYKLANLMDLSIIRNS
- a CDS encoding diflavin flavoprotein, with translation MTNSKPRDVQVLPIATNTKAIRARSWSRLRFEIEYALERGTTSNCYLIEADKTALIDPPPESFTEIYLEALRQTVDLTTLDYIILGHFNPNRVATLKAILELAPQVTFVCSLPGANNLRAAFLEQDLNVLVMRGKETLDLGKGHVLKFLPTPSPRWPEGLCTYDQQTQILYTDKLFATHLCGDEVFDDNWEALKEDQRYYFNCLMAPQATHVQAALEKISDLQVRMYAVGHGPLVRTGLIELTKAYGEWSRSHNDREISVALLYASAYGNTATLAQAIALGLTKGGVAVKSINCEFATPDEIRINLAQSEGFIIGSPTIGGHAPTPIHTALGIVISSGDNSKLAGVFGSYGWSGEAFDLIEGKLRDSGYRFGFDTLKVKFKPDDVTLKFCEELGTDFAQTLKKAKKVRVPQQAATPVEQAVGRIVGSVCVISAKQGEVSTGMLGAWVSQATFNPPGISIAIAKDRAIESLMYPGGKFALNILPEGHHQDYMKHFRKSFAPGEDRFANFSTALADNGCTILTDALAYLECSVNQRLECGDHWVVYATVDEGKLLKPDAVTAINHRKTGTHY